In Tachysurus vachellii isolate PV-2020 chromosome 1, HZAU_Pvac_v1, whole genome shotgun sequence, a genomic segment contains:
- the itm2cb gene encoding integral membrane protein 2Cb yields the protein MVKISFQPVSVQKPEKQRDGGKEEIIMSYSQPDELVLPLRPKKSSISGLWCLIPGLVIFISGVIIVSVYVYRNYFTPQIPEDSLFHCRVMYEDSLYAPLLGRQELQENVGIYLEENYEQINVPVPNFGGSDPADIIHDFHRGLTAYHDIALDKCYVVELNTTIVMPPRNLWELLINVKRGMYLPQTYMVQEEMMVTGRVKNMRQLGPFIHRLCYGKETFRLKRRNSRRRIDKRESRKCHRIRHFENTFVMETMICDRA from the exons atgGTGAAGATCTCATTTCAGCCCGTATCGGTGCAGAAGCCTGAAAAACAGAGGGATGGAGGGAAAGAGGAAATTATCATGTCTTACTCTCAG ccGGATGAGCTCGTCCTCCCTCTTAGGCCTAAGAAGTCTTCAATAAGTGGCCTCTGGTGTCTGATTCCTGGCCTGGTGATCTTCATATCTGGCGTGATTATTGTGTCAGTCTATGTGTATCGCAACTACTTCACCCCTCAG ATCCCTGAGGACAGTCTGTTCCACTGTCGGGTGATGTATGAAGACTCGCTGTACGCACCGTTGCTAGGGAGACAGGAGCTGCAAGAGAATGTTGGCATCTACTTAGAAGAAAACTATGAGCAGATCAATGTCCCTGTGCCCAACTTCGGAGGAAGCGATCCAGCTGACATCATCCACGACTTCCACCGG GGCCTCACAGCATATCACGACATTGCGTTGGATAAGTGTTATGTTGTTGAGCTCAACACCACCATTGTCATGCCTCCCAGGAACCTGTGGGAGCTACTAATTAATGTCAAG AGGGGGATGTACCTGCCACAGACCTACATGGTTCAGGAAGAGATGATGGTGACAGGCAGAGTGAAAAACATGCGTCAGCTTGGTCCCTTTATTCACCGCCTCTGTTATGGCAAAGAGACTTTCCGGCTCAAACGCCGCAACTCTCGCAGAC GTATTGACAAGCGAGAAAGCAGGAAGTGTCACAGAATCCGTCACTTTGAGAACACATTTGTGATGGAGACTATGATCTGTGACCGGGCCTAA